The proteins below are encoded in one region of Ostrea edulis chromosome 3, xbOstEdul1.1, whole genome shotgun sequence:
- the LOC125663448 gene encoding uncharacterized protein LOC125663448 translates to MAARRDPLYNFQTLPGFRYRLVVVAEERVGENWVVRSENDLSTFSPFDQSGVREIICRVRAEYEGRGRRRTARISTATRPRRRAPQPPSPPPPYSPATPTTPPPAIPSAPVEYSPVPMSDSPASPVEYSPRSPSPAPPPSPRQSPSLLVAGTSSPPRPAAPARPPPPTIRFAGRTPPPRPTHAPVATHPPRNHPMTVPGWADRAVPIWSKCPVCWQDRVHSGITCRGCGQRPACCSCVEELQERRHTRGRCPLCRFTGIRE, encoded by the coding sequence atggCTGCAAGAAGAGACCCGCTCTACAATTTCCAGACTTTGCCTGGTTTTCGGTACCGGCTGGTAGTGGTGGCTGAGGAACGGGTAGGGGAGAATTGGGTCGTGCGTTCTGAGAACGACCTGAGCACCTTCTCCCCTTTCGACCAGAGTGGGGTCCGTGAGATCATCTGTCGGGTGCGGGCAGAGTATGAAGGGAGGGGACGCCGCCGCACCGCTCGAATCTCCACGGCTACGAGACCGCGCCGACGGGCCCCACAGCCAccctcaccaccaccaccttacTCCCCGGCGACGCCTACAACACCACCACCAGCGATCCCATCAGCACCAGTGGAATACAGCCCGGTGCCGATGAGCGACTCACCAGCGTCACCGGTGGAGTACTCGCCGAGGTCACCGTCCCCCGCACCACCTCCCAGCCCACGTCAGAGTCCGTCGCTGTTGGTGGCAGGCACGTCATCACCACCGAGACCAGCAGCCCCTGCAAGACCCCCACCACCTACCATCCGGTTTGCAGGGAGGACTCCACCACCGAGACCAACCCACGCACCGGTGGCAACTCATCCCCCGAGGAACCACCCTATGACTGTCCCTGGCTGGGCAGATAGGGCGGTTCCTATCTGGTCTAAGTGCCCTGTCTGCTGGCAAGACAGGGTACACTCCGGTATCACGTGTAGGGGATGTGGGCAGCGCCCAGCTTGCTGCTCGTGCGTGGAAGAGTTACAGGAGCGGCGACACACCCGGGGACGGTGCCCGTTATGCCGGTTTACCGGAATCAGGGAATGA
- the LOC130053630 gene encoding uncharacterized protein F54H12.2-like gives MMHRESCACGTSSLELFKVPPTNVTLEDSKWMEYYPISSTLNSDTAPIEFEIKGQGDEYLDLSQTYLQMVCKFTKANGTNLAGGHSTSTPVNNILHSLFSEIDVSLNGKVITPGTDTYPYKAYLEKLLSYAPKTLETQMRACSLWEKDTAGHMDEVKLEALAQTPVEFAVVSNKVNIAAVIPTPEYPDDSKNVGLRKRHEKITDSKEIVLMDRLHLDLFEQEKCLPNGLDVRLRFNRARPQFYMMTDAGSSGKVVIQSMILWVRKVKPVPSIINLINQQLSTQTAKYPLRRVEVKTFTIPSGTQSKITDHLFQGQMPKLIVLGFVDNAAFNGDNTRNPFHFQNERDWAPDITLEEYKNGYTLWCVDFTKDQEAQTDKFHLIQTGNLRVEVQFAANVARTLNCVVYAVFDNLLEINKQREVSIDY, from the exons ATGATGCACCGAGAATCTTGCGCTTGTGGCACCAGCAGTTTAGAACTGTTTAAAGTGCCCCCGACCAACGTCACTTTAGAAGATTCGAAATGGATGGAATATTATCCCATTTCCAGTACCCTCAACTCGGATACGGCTccgattgaatttgaaatcaaaggacaaggagatgaatatctggatttatcCCAAACTTATCTCCAGATGGTCTGTAAATTCACGAAAGCCAATGGAACGAATCTCGCAGGAGGCCATTCGACCTCCACCCCCGTGAATAACATTCTCCATTCCTTGTTCAGTGAAATCGATGTCAGTCTCAATGGAAAAGTCATTACCCCGGGGACGGATACTTATCCCTACAAAGCGTATCTGGAGAAATTGCTGTCTTATGCACCCAAGACTCTGGAAACCCAGATGAGAGCCTGTAGCTTGTGGGAAAAAGATACGGCAGGACATATGGATGAGGTCAAATTAGAAGCTCTGGCTCAAACTCCTGTGGAATTTGCAGTAGTGTCTAACAAAGTCAACATCGCGGCCGTCATCCCGACTCCCGAGTATCCGGATGATTCCAAGAATGTAGGGTTGAGAAAACGTCACGAGAAGATTACAGACAGTAAGGAGATCGTGTTGATGGATCGATTACATCTGGATTTGTTTGAGCAAGAGAAATGTCTCCCTAATGGTTTGGATGTCCGTCTCAGATTCAATCGCGCTCGACCCCAGTTCTACATGATGACCGATGCCGGGAGTAGTGGGAAAGTGGTCATTCAAAGTATGATCTTGTGGGTGAGGAAAGTCAAACCTGTGCCGAGTATCATTAATCTCATCAATCAGCAACTGAGTACTCAAACGGCGAAATATCCATTGAGACGAGTGGAAGTGAAAACCTTCACCATTCCTAGTGGCACCCAATCTAAAATCACCGATCATCTGTTTCAAGGACAGATGCCTAAACTGATCGTGTTGGGTTTTGTGGACAATGCGGCTTTTAATGGGGATAATACCAGAAACCcctttcatttccaaaatgagaga GACTGGGCTCCGGACATTACCCTGGAAGAGTATAAAAACGGTTACACCCTCTGGTGTGTGGATTTCACGAAAGATCAAGAAGCCCAGacggataaatttcatctcatacagaCGGGGAACTTGAGAGTGGAAGTGCAATTTGCCGCCAACGTGGCCAGGACCTTAAACTGTGTGGTGTATGCCGTGTTCGACAATCTGctagaaatcaacaaacaacgaGAAGTCAGCATCGATTACTAA